In the Glycine max cultivar Williams 82 chromosome 6, Glycine_max_v4.0, whole genome shotgun sequence genome, AGCATGGGAGTTATTTTCAACATAAGTtttggtaaataaataaaaaagtactcTTTACAAATACGCTTTTAGAGTTAAATAAATGGATAAtagtgtttttatctttttatctattgaaccaactctttttatttatttaacttttttttattctctcgtGCAATAAAAGTCTATTGtgcttgtgtaaaaaaaaatggtattgaagaaaaaaaaagtcaagtgCTAAATAGGATATAAGAAAGTACTTACTATTATTATGTTACTTTTCGATTTAATTTGAAACAAATGAATTTCGGCCTTTGAAACACCAACATAACATAGCGTAAGATACAAATACAACTGAGTCATAAATGAAACCTTGTTGCAACAATATGATTtactttgttataaaaaaaacccatttacagaaagaaaaagaaaaaaacactttCCGTAGCACAAAAGTGGAATGATCACATTAGAgcaagttttacaaaatacaatgAACCAAGTACCTACAAAATCATTACTTCAACTTGAATATCAATTAGTGAGATGAACCTCAGCTAAACTAGTAGTTGGACATGAGCACAAGCACTAAAAATTACTAAGTTATATGATATAGTGGGCTTTCTCAACATCAGCCATAGAAATCATGAAATCCATGTATCTTATCCGGATGAAATTGCTAATAGGAGAGCTTCTAATCAGCTTCTCAAACTCATCAGCAGTTCTAGGTACATCCTCTTTCATTAATCTTTACCCTCTTTCATTAATCTTTACTTAGCAacccttattttcttctctttgtaCAATATACTTGCCACATATTAGAAAtcaaaaaaccaaaagagagaaaaaaatgattaagagGAAAACATCACCCTTTTATTCTTAGAAATAGGCTCCGACTTAGGAATGTGGGTCCACCCCAAACCCATAGTCATGGTCAATTCCAACATGGTCATTGATACCTAAACTGATATTAGGCAGTGCTATAAAATAATTGAGAGAttcagagaaaataaattgaattaaattttgcCAAAGAGAGAGTTGGAGAAGCTGACATTTGAAATCCTTCCTTAGCTTCTCATAAGCAGTTTTGGGCTTTGCTcccttttatttcattagaacaAAAATCCTATTGTCCCACTCAGTCCTTTCAAAAACTAAATAACAACTACTCTCAATGGTCTCCCCTCTTTGATGCAAGCCACGTCCCACTCActcctttcaaaaactaaaTAACCAACTACTCTCAATGGTCTCCACTCTTTGATGCAAGCTACGTAACCAGAGCTCTTGGTTCTTTTCCGATCAATCCATCATAGCACTCCACTGAAATTTTTCGTCAACCCACAATTTGTGGTACATCAATTGCATGAACAACATCTTGTTGTCAAGACAACagccataaaaaaattattaaaaaaaacaaaataattatacagTTAAATCTGCACCCACGCTCCCTTAGGCAGGATGAGTTGATTCCAATTGAAACACACAAGAACCAACAACGCTACTACTTCTATTAGATGTATCTTACTCTATAAAAACTTCGCAAAAATTAATAGTGAAGGTATGGCAAACAATGAATGGCatgaaaaaactattaaaaaggcAAATTTATCAAATCACTATAAAATATATAGATGAGATAGAGAGGAGAGAAATCCTTCCCTTTTATTCCTCCGTAACCAGTGACCAAACTCAAAAGATAGTTTTCAATATACCATATACTACATATTCAAATACACCTGCATTACAACTTGCAAGATCCTTAATTAAAGATAGTTTTCATTCCACACACAAGTACATGATTGATACTATATAAAGGAAATATAATGTATAACACACTAAACCAAGTGAGATATGCGTAGCCTTATCCCGCAAGCCGATGACTAATTCCAATATATGAATCATATCATAGTTTATGCAAAACGATGTGTGCCCCACGTTTTGGCTGCAAACTAAGCACAACCGTTGGAGCATGTTCATAGACCGGAGAAAGCTCAAATGAGAAATGTTGCAGAAGCAATGATAACACTATCTTTGCTTCCATTAAGGCAAAGTTTTGGCCAATGCATATTCTAGGACCCCATCCAAATGGATAAAACGAAATTTGGCCTTTTGTTGCCTTAGCAATTCCTTCAGAAAACCTTTCAGGTTTGAACTCCTTTGCATCATCACCCCAGATATCACCATCAtgatgaataaataatattggcATGGTAATGCGTATTCCTGCAGGTAGTGATAGATTTCCAAGTTTCACATCCTTTTGAGGTGCGCGACTAAAGAAAGTTGTTGGAGGATATAGCCTGAGAACCTCGTATAAAATCATGGTCACCTGTGGAAGAAACGGGTATGGAAAAAGTTAGCACCAAAGATTTAAGATGagattaaattaatctttaaaatattttaaagttagCTGACATATAATGGTtccttaattatataaaattttataattgagtccctgaaaataatttaaatgtcaGCTTGAAACTGTCAAAAAATGACAATTTGTAGAGGTTTTAAGAACCTAAGGAACTCggatacaaatattttataaaatcaaatactcagttacaattttactttttgtttataatttggagacctaaataaataaataaaattaaatagttcAACAAcctacaattaatttaattaacctATTATAATCATTAATAATAGTCAAATAAAAGCATGTGATACGTACAATTTTAAGCTTACTTAACCCATCAATGTTTGGATTTTGGTTtccaaaaacttgaaaaacttCGTCCCTTGCTCGTGCTTGCCATTCTGGATACCTAGCCAATAAGACCATTGTCCAAACCAGCAGAGATGAAGTGGTCTCTTGCCCTGCCAGGTAAAATAGCTTGCATTCCTCAATTACTTCTTGCTTGGTCATTCCAACAGCCCTACTGTTTCCATGTCCCTGGATTTCCTTGTGATTTGATTCCAAAAGTATGCTTAATAAATCTTCATTAGAGGTTTCACCATTCTCCATGGCTTTCTCTCGTTTTTTTATGATACCCTCAATTGAATCTCGTATCTCTCTTTCAATTGCTTCCATCCTCTTGGTGGTAGTTGTACGTAGATGCCTAGAAACATATATGTTAATTATGAAGGAATGGACTAGCTTATCAGTGTTACATTTCTtcctaactaaaactaacataGGACAATACTCTCAATACAAAAAGAGTTCAACTCTGGTAGAAACTCTTGTATAGTCATTTGGCATGCCATAACTCTTgattttcaaaaactattttgaaaacCAGATATAAAATATCTTGGGGATAAGACATGCAGTAAATCAAAATATGTAAGTAATCAATAATTATTCGTCATAATTATGAGAACTCTAATTGTTTAGAGTTTGTATATTATATCTTAAACACATCCTAGTTCTTTTGGCTAGTTTGAGAGGCTTCAGACTACCAAGATTATCAAGGACTTATAGACATCAACCGCTTCCATGTAAAATGCAATATTTATTGACAAACTAATGACAGTTGGAAGCTTTCAACCTTTCAGCTTAGGTCcacaacaaaatttaaacaGAGAAAACAAAAGTTTGTGCATTCTGTTACATTAGAGATTAATTTCCTTAGCATATATAATCGGTAAATAGTTGCTTTCTCTACAAACTTCATGGTGAGTTCGGTCCTGGTAAAACTAGAAAATGCTTAATTTAGTTGTCAATTAAACCAAATTAAATCACAGTATGCTCTTACCGCAATATTGGTATGTTCTTGTACTTTCCTGCCATTAAAAGATACCCCTGCATTCTCAGATTTCGAAAAAATTTTTCTCCTTCTGCATAGCTGCTTCCAAATGCTGTTTGAGAAATTACATCACGAGTTAAATTCTGAAGGAAAGGCCAAATGTCAATCTCACATTTTCCATCTGATGACAACATTCCCTTCCACATGCTAATCATATCATGGCAGCTTTGAGAAAATGCTGGTAGCATATTCTGTAAATTAAGTATCAGTTAGACcatatcatacaaaaaaaaaaacaatttgattgtgacatgattaaattaataaatcaaagaaataaCATTACTTTCAATTTTTCTGAGTGAAATGCTGGGTTCATAATTCTTCGATGTTTAGCCCACTTGTCACCCTCATAATTTAACAGGCCAGCGAACAAGAACTTGACATTGTCACTAAACTTTGGCTTCTGGAAGTCATGAATGTTGTTGAAGACTTCTTTGAGTTGATTTGGGTCCGTAATGATCACCTTTGGTGTTCTACCTTCCCAAAAGAAGGATTTCTTGCCTGCACATCCTTTACTTATCAGCAACTGCTCAAAAAGGCTTCAACAACTTAAGAAGTATACTTACTAATTAAATGATATTCCCTCCATTTCATATTGATtgtaattttaacatttaaaaaaatcaactaacattttcagtttaattgaaatattaaaacttatattctaattttatctcTTAATAAATACTATTGTCTTGGATTACTTCAGGATGCATTTAtagaaattaagaaagaaagaacattttagtaaaattgGTGTCTATACTCTATACTACTACTGTCTGGgagtaattactttttttttaaatgacaatCAATATGAAATGAAAGGACTAAAGGACTAATACAGCAGGAATGAATTTTTAAGCAGGCAGTGATACTGTGCTAGGTACCAGACTAGTAACGAATATTTAAGCATTGCCTTTGTCCACAATAAATTATCATGTTTTTTCATGACACGTGTTTTTTAATGtgagaaaacaaataataacaCTAAATTACATGTAAAGATTAGTTAGGAAGCCATCTAATAATCATAAAGATGTCAACTTGCTAACTAGTTTGGCCTGCTAAGTGTAGGTTTCGATTAATTTGAGTCGAAAACTTAAGTTTGCAAAAGCGACTAAGTGCATGTTTTGATTGAAGTTAGTAATATTTCGCGTTTCAATGCAAATCCAACGCAAATCCAATgtataaaactaaaatgaaagcaaaagtaAGGATTTTAATCCTTTGAAAAAAGTACTTTTGAGcctcaaaaatacttttttcacctgaaaatcaaacatgcacttacaaaattgagtttgcagacaaaattttcataagcaaaaaatacttttaaagatAACCAAATATGTCACCAAAATGAGTTTACTctccaaactaaaaaaaaaatacttttaaggaTAACGAAATATGTCCCCAAAATTAGTTTACTCTACAAACTAAGTTTGGAACTCCGCAAACAGTAAAACAAACATAGCCTTAAGCTGTTAACTTGTAAGTAATTTCATCCTCAACTGTTTGTGCTAGACAGTAGCTATTAGGAGGGAGGAGAGtgagaaaacaaattaaaagttgTACCATATTTGTCGATAGTGTGATGTAACAAGGAGGATACACGAGGAGCAACATCATCGGATAGAGGAAAAGGTTGGGAATTGAGCTGGTGTTGT is a window encoding:
- the LOC100790445 gene encoding 11-oxo-beta-amyrin 30-oxidase yields the protein MEPLFSSAAAICVVTVLVAVIPIWALKMLNSLWLRPKRFERLLRAQGFHGDPYSLSHHNSNQTLLQQHQLNSQPFPLSDDVAPRVSSLLHHTIDKYGKKSFFWEGRTPKVIITDPNQLKEVFNNIHDFQKPKFSDNVKFLFAGLLNYEGDKWAKHRRIMNPAFHSEKLKNMLPAFSQSCHDMISMWKGMLSSDGKCEIDIWPFLQNLTRDVISQTAFGSSYAEGEKFFRNLRMQGYLLMAGKYKNIPILRHLRTTTTKRMEAIEREIRDSIEGIIKKREKAMENGETSNEDLLSILLESNHKEIQGHGNSRAVGMTKQEVIEECKLFYLAGQETTSSLLVWTMVLLARYPEWQARARDEVFQVFGNQNPNIDGLSKLKIVTMILYEVLRLYPPTTFFSRAPQKDVKLGNLSLPAGIRITMPILFIHHDGDIWGDDAKEFKPERFSEGIAKATKGQISFYPFGWGPRICIGQNFALMEAKIVLSLLLQHFSFELSPVYEHAPTVVLSLQPKRGAHIVLHKL